One Halostella limicola genomic window carries:
- a CDS encoding thiamine pyrophosphate-binding protein codes for MTDGYTGADLFADALERYGVEHVFGNPGTTELPLLDAIGDSDLEYVLGLHEDVAVGMASGYASTRRYHSHHDPNVNPVGVANLHIAPGVAHGLGNLYAASVAGTPLVVTAGNHSTDFRHEEPILSGDLVDLTDQFTKWSAEVLDVEALPTMLRRAFRVALTPPTGPVFLALPLDVTMAETDAEPERLGPIPNAGRGDPAQIDRAADLLAEADSPAMVVGDHVARSGTDAVDAAVDLAEAAGLRVYGEILACEVDFPTEHDQWITFVPPNEGLASMLMDTDTLVFVGCSTNTTLTAHDGPLVGSDTTCIHVSDDAWQVGKNQPADAAVVGDPGLVMADLAERVADRLDDATREERVEAVRATKESLAGTIRSMGEDDAPDDPRASKAELVDELRSVAEDAYIVDEGVTAKYSMLTRWPFEAEGMISNKGGGLGYGLPAAVGAAIAEEMRPDPRDVAGFVGDGSYLYYPQTLYSAARHGVDLTVVVPDNRNYRILKDNTLDLLGGEEADHDFVGMDFDPPVDLVKNAESHGAAAELVEDPDRIAPAVESALATDGPSVVDVLVHD; via the coding sequence ATGACAGACGGGTACACCGGGGCCGACCTGTTCGCCGACGCGCTGGAGCGGTACGGCGTCGAGCACGTGTTCGGCAACCCGGGAACGACGGAACTGCCGCTGCTGGACGCCATCGGCGACAGCGACCTGGAGTACGTGCTCGGACTGCACGAGGACGTCGCGGTCGGGATGGCGTCGGGGTACGCGAGTACGCGGCGTTACCACTCGCATCACGATCCGAACGTGAACCCGGTCGGCGTCGCGAACCTCCACATCGCGCCGGGCGTCGCCCACGGCCTCGGCAACCTCTACGCCGCGAGCGTCGCGGGGACGCCGCTGGTCGTGACGGCGGGCAACCACAGCACCGACTTCCGGCACGAGGAGCCGATCCTCTCCGGCGACCTGGTTGACCTGACCGACCAGTTCACCAAGTGGAGCGCCGAGGTGTTAGACGTCGAGGCGCTCCCGACGATGCTCCGGCGGGCGTTCCGCGTCGCGCTCACGCCGCCGACGGGGCCGGTGTTTCTCGCCCTCCCGCTGGACGTGACGATGGCCGAGACCGACGCCGAACCGGAGCGCCTCGGGCCGATCCCGAACGCCGGCCGCGGCGATCCGGCGCAGATCGACCGCGCGGCGGACCTGCTGGCGGAGGCCGACAGCCCCGCGATGGTCGTCGGCGACCACGTCGCGCGGTCGGGGACCGACGCCGTCGACGCCGCGGTCGACCTCGCCGAGGCGGCCGGCCTGCGCGTCTACGGCGAGATACTCGCCTGCGAGGTGGACTTCCCGACGGAGCACGACCAGTGGATCACGTTCGTGCCGCCGAACGAGGGGCTCGCGTCGATGCTGATGGACACCGACACGCTGGTCTTCGTCGGCTGTTCGACGAACACGACGCTCACCGCCCACGACGGGCCGCTGGTCGGGTCGGACACGACGTGTATCCACGTGAGCGACGACGCGTGGCAGGTCGGGAAGAACCAGCCGGCCGACGCCGCCGTCGTCGGCGACCCGGGCCTCGTGATGGCGGACCTGGCAGAGCGCGTGGCGGACAGGCTGGACGACGCGACTCGCGAGGAGCGCGTCGAGGCGGTCCGCGCGACGAAGGAGTCGCTCGCGGGGACGATCCGGTCGATGGGCGAGGACGACGCGCCCGACGACCCGCGGGCGTCGAAGGCCGAACTCGTGGACGAGCTCCGCTCCGTCGCCGAGGACGCGTACATCGTCGACGAGGGCGTCACGGCGAAGTACTCGATGCTCACCCGCTGGCCGTTCGAGGCGGAGGGGATGATCTCGAACAAGGGCGGCGGGCTGGGTTACGGCCTCCCGGCGGCGGTCGGCGCGGCCATCGCCGAGGAGATGCGGCCCGACCCCCGCGACGTAGCCGGGTTCGTCGGCGACGGGTCGTACCTCTACTACCCGCAGACGCTCTACTCGGCGGCGCGCCACGGCGTCGACCTGACCGTCGTGGTCCCGGACAACCGCAACTACCGCATCCTGAAGGACAACACGCTCGACCTGCTCGGCGGCGAGGAGGCGGACCACGACTTCGTCGGGATGGACTTCGACCCGCCGGTCGACCTCGTGAAAAACGCCGAGAGCCACGGCGCGGCGGCCGAACTCGTCGAGGACCCCGACCGGATCGCGCCCGCAGTCGAGTCGGCACTCGCGACGGACGGCCCGTCGGTAGTCGACGTGCTCGTCCACGACTGA
- a CDS encoding HAD family hydrolase encodes MTGDDTGEADGTRETASDAATADDAGADPAGSAVPQWDAVFWDIGGVILDVDSVKRGHRRYVEYLVDEYDLDVPVDEAVDAWRTAVGEHFRERDGTEFRSARDGYAKAIDAIVGEAVPEDEWLPRFREVTGETLEPNPGAREALAELAEMDVHVGVISDVDTAEGRHILGAFDVREYFDSVTTSEEVGRTKPDPAMFESALGAAGVPAERSLMIGDRYRHDAEGAAAVGMSAIAYGADDGEAVDYRVTDLREVPAIVRRGRVPRNDLLL; translated from the coding sequence ATGACGGGAGACGACACCGGCGAAGCGGACGGAACGCGAGAGACGGCGAGCGACGCGGCGACCGCGGACGACGCGGGGGCGGACCCGGCCGGGAGCGCGGTCCCGCAGTGGGACGCCGTGTTCTGGGACATCGGCGGCGTCATCCTCGACGTCGACTCGGTGAAACGGGGCCACCGGCGGTACGTCGAGTACCTGGTCGACGAGTACGACCTCGACGTTCCGGTCGACGAGGCGGTCGACGCGTGGCGGACGGCCGTCGGCGAGCACTTCCGGGAACGGGACGGCACCGAGTTCCGGTCCGCCCGCGACGGGTACGCGAAGGCCATCGATGCGATCGTCGGCGAGGCGGTGCCCGAGGACGAGTGGCTCCCCCGCTTCCGCGAGGTGACGGGCGAGACGCTCGAACCGAACCCCGGCGCGCGCGAGGCGCTGGCCGAACTCGCCGAGATGGACGTCCACGTCGGCGTTATCAGCGACGTCGATACCGCGGAGGGCCGCCACATCCTCGGCGCCTTCGACGTGCGCGAGTACTTCGACTCGGTCACGACCTCGGAGGAGGTCGGACGCACGAAACCCGACCCCGCGATGTTCGAGTCGGCGCTCGGCGCCGCGGGCGTCCCGGCCGAGCGCTCGCTGATGATCGGCGACCGCTACCGGCACGACGCGGAGGGCGCCGCGGCGGTCGGGATGAGCGCTATCGCCTACGGCGCCGACGACGGCGAGGCCGTCGACTACCGCGTGACGGACCTCCGCGAGGTTCCCGCGATCGTTCGAAGGGGGCGGGTCCCACGGAATGATCTTCTTCTGTAA
- the rdfA gene encoding rod-determining factor RdfA, with amino-acid sequence MAQDDRPQSKVARLIEKYDLGSEVGDRLEADWTGTDGDRMSLRDLADRFNRRILAAAMRDADRPVIDGEAANAYRLLTDDVSGARRTEARQRLERAGVDVEAVERDFVTYQAVRSYLTEYRDAEYEGTSDEQRRENLAETVGRLRSRTTSVIESNLERLRDAGGFSLGEFRLLVSITVLCEDCDEQYGVAELLERGGCDCTE; translated from the coding sequence ATGGCGCAGGACGACCGCCCGCAAAGCAAGGTCGCCCGGCTGATCGAGAAGTACGACCTCGGTTCGGAGGTGGGCGACCGGCTGGAAGCGGACTGGACGGGGACCGACGGAGACCGGATGAGCCTCCGCGACCTCGCGGACAGGTTCAACCGTCGGATCCTGGCGGCGGCGATGCGCGACGCCGACCGACCGGTGATCGACGGCGAAGCGGCGAACGCGTACCGCCTGCTCACCGACGACGTCAGCGGTGCGCGCCGGACCGAAGCCCGTCAGCGCCTCGAACGGGCGGGCGTCGACGTCGAAGCGGTGGAACGGGACTTCGTCACGTATCAGGCCGTGCGCTCCTACCTCACCGAGTACCGCGACGCCGAGTACGAGGGGACGAGCGACGAACAGCGTCGGGAGAACCTCGCGGAGACCGTCGGACGGTTGCGTTCGCGAACGACGTCGGTGATCGAGAGCAATCTGGAGCGGCTCCGGGACGCAGGCGGGTTCTCCCTCGGGGAGTTCCGCCTGCTCGTCTCGATCACCGTCCTCTGTGAGGACTGCGACGAGCAGTACGGCGTTGCGGAGCTCCTCGAACGAGGAGGATGCGACTGTACCGAATGA
- a CDS encoding IclR family transcriptional regulator → MLNSDDARTVQSVQTALDIVDFLAANSGARVTELADELDRSKGTIHSHLATLHENEYVIKDGDEYRLSLRYLHLGETVKDRLGIFETVKDELDDLAAETGELAQFATIEHGRAVYLYKTGGPKAVQTASTVGKREYLHCISLGKAMLAHLPRERVDEIVDRHGLPGYTDRTITAREELYEALDRVRDRGYAVDNEEKIEGLRCVAAPVKSTGSGALGAVSISGPSSRMVGERFEEELPSKVMRSANVIEINTKFS, encoded by the coding sequence ATGCTCAACAGCGACGACGCGCGAACGGTACAGTCCGTGCAGACCGCCCTCGACATCGTCGACTTCCTGGCGGCGAACAGCGGCGCGCGCGTGACGGAACTCGCGGACGAACTCGACCGGTCCAAGGGGACGATTCACAGCCACCTCGCGACCCTGCACGAGAACGAGTACGTGATCAAGGACGGCGACGAGTACCGGCTCAGCCTGCGGTACCTCCACCTCGGCGAGACCGTGAAGGACCGCCTCGGCATCTTCGAGACGGTCAAGGACGAACTCGACGACCTGGCCGCCGAGACCGGCGAACTGGCCCAGTTCGCGACCATCGAGCACGGGCGCGCGGTGTACCTGTACAAGACCGGCGGGCCGAAAGCCGTCCAGACCGCCTCCACCGTCGGCAAGCGGGAGTACCTCCACTGCATCTCGCTCGGGAAGGCGATGCTCGCTCACCTCCCGCGCGAGCGGGTCGACGAGATCGTCGACCGGCACGGCCTCCCGGGGTACACGGACCGGACCATCACCGCACGAGAGGAACTGTACGAGGCGCTCGACCGCGTCCGGGATCGCGGCTACGCGGTCGACAACGAGGAGAAGATCGAGGGGCTCCGCTGCGTCGCCGCGCCCGTCAAGTCGACCGGCAGCGGGGCGCTGGGCGCGGTGAGCATCTCCGGCCCCTCCAGCCGGATGGTCGGCGAGCGCTTCGAGGAGGAACTCCCGAGCAAGGTGATGCGGTCGGCCAACGTCATCGAGATCAACACGAAGTTCTCGTGA
- a CDS encoding CoA-acylating methylmalonate-semialdehyde dehydrogenase — protein MASKQEQSEQTAVPTPVENYVGGEWTPAGASDSDPVINPATGEELATVPLSSAEDVDSVVSTANDAFDEWRDTPPVERVQYLFDLKAELEDRIDDLAEALVREHGKNLAEARGEIRRGIENVEVAAGIPNMLREGSGTVEDVAVGMDESAVRQPLGVFAAVTPFNFPAMIPLWFLPYAVATGNTFVLKPSEKVPLSSQIIFEAVDAVGFPDGVVNLVNGGKESVNAILEHPDVEGVSFVGSSPVAKHVYETAAEHGKRVQAQGGAKNYAVVDDTAVLDDAVPNVVGSVYGNAGQRCLANDVVVGVGDAYDDLRDDLVAATEDLTVGNGLDEDTDVGPVITEDSRQRILGMIEDALDEGAELVIDGRDYEHPDLDGNFLGPTLLEGVTTDMAIAQEEIFGPVLCLAAADDVDEAIEMVNGTRYGNASSIYTERGAAARKYKREVEAGNIGVNVGVCAPMGFFHFGGRKESFFGDLHAQGEDAVSFYTEKTITIERWYSG, from the coding sequence ATGGCAAGCAAGCAAGAGCAGTCAGAGCAGACTGCAGTACCGACTCCCGTCGAGAACTACGTCGGCGGCGAGTGGACCCCAGCAGGCGCGAGCGACAGTGATCCAGTGATCAACCCGGCGACGGGGGAGGAGCTGGCGACGGTGCCGCTCTCGTCCGCCGAGGACGTTGACAGCGTGGTATCGACGGCGAACGACGCGTTCGACGAGTGGCGGGACACGCCGCCGGTCGAGCGGGTGCAGTACCTCTTCGACCTGAAGGCGGAACTGGAGGACAGGATCGACGACCTCGCCGAGGCGCTCGTCCGGGAACACGGCAAGAACCTCGCGGAGGCGAGAGGCGAGATCCGGCGCGGCATCGAGAACGTCGAGGTGGCGGCGGGCATCCCCAACATGCTCCGCGAGGGAAGCGGCACCGTCGAGGACGTGGCCGTCGGCATGGACGAGTCCGCGGTCCGCCAGCCGCTCGGCGTGTTCGCGGCGGTCACGCCGTTCAACTTCCCGGCGATGATCCCGCTGTGGTTCCTGCCGTACGCGGTCGCGACGGGCAACACCTTCGTGCTGAAGCCGAGCGAGAAGGTGCCGCTCTCCTCACAGATCATCTTCGAGGCGGTCGACGCGGTCGGGTTCCCCGACGGCGTCGTCAATCTGGTCAACGGCGGCAAGGAGTCCGTCAACGCGATCCTCGAACACCCGGACGTCGAGGGCGTCTCCTTCGTCGGCAGTTCGCCCGTCGCCAAGCACGTCTACGAGACGGCCGCCGAACACGGCAAGCGCGTGCAGGCGCAGGGCGGCGCGAAGAACTACGCCGTCGTCGACGACACAGCCGTCCTTGACGACGCGGTGCCGAACGTCGTCGGGTCCGTCTACGGCAACGCCGGCCAGCGCTGCCTCGCGAACGACGTGGTCGTGGGCGTCGGCGACGCGTACGACGACCTCAGGGACGACCTCGTCGCGGCGACGGAGGACCTCACCGTGGGGAACGGCCTGGACGAGGACACCGACGTCGGGCCGGTCATCACTGAGGACTCCCGCCAGCGCATCCTCGGCATGATCGAGGACGCACTCGACGAGGGCGCGGAACTGGTCATCGACGGCCGCGACTACGAGCACCCCGACCTCGACGGGAACTTCCTCGGCCCGACGCTGTTGGAGGGCGTCACGACCGACATGGCGATCGCGCAGGAGGAGATCTTCGGCCCCGTCCTCTGTCTGGCCGCGGCCGACGACGTCGACGAGGCCATCGAGATGGTCAACGGCACGCGCTACGGCAACGCCTCCAGCATCTACACGGAGCGCGGCGCGGCGGCGCGCAAGTACAAGCGCGAGGTCGAGGCCGGCAACATCGGCGTCAACGTCGGCGTCTGCGCGCCGATGGGCTTTTTCCACTTCGGCGGCCGGAAGGAGTCCTTCTTCGGCGACCTCCACGCCCAGGGCGAGGACGCGGTCAGCTTCTACACGGAGAAGACGATCACGATCGAGCGCTGGTACAGCGGCTGA
- a CDS encoding sugar phosphate isomerase/epimerase family protein yields the protein MGVGYTTIMYDGESLYEGVSDVGACRYDGIEIGLEKVRHAGVENVREWVDEYGLDCYLVMGEWMTDDAAVDRIADGAEVAADLGADFLGLLPPQRGRRDDETVESWFERIADAAADAGVTPLIHHHGATHVESPGEIREWLDRTPDNVQLVWDTAHYYPYGEHYPEGDVTDGIEAFADDIAYVHLKDVAPPTEFAEHRDSLTDGDFHLDNVINYFRSFTDLGDGVIDFAAVRNALDDAGYDGHYTVEIENRTEKPLVHAKENLDYWRSL from the coding sequence ATGGGAGTCGGTTACACGACAATCATGTACGACGGGGAATCGCTGTACGAGGGCGTGAGCGACGTCGGGGCCTGCCGGTACGACGGGATCGAGATCGGCCTCGAAAAGGTCCGCCACGCCGGCGTCGAGAACGTGCGCGAGTGGGTCGACGAGTACGGCCTCGACTGCTACCTCGTGATGGGCGAGTGGATGACCGACGACGCGGCGGTCGACCGGATCGCCGACGGGGCCGAGGTCGCGGCGGACCTCGGCGCGGACTTCCTCGGCCTGCTGCCGCCCCAGCGCGGCCGGCGCGACGACGAGACCGTCGAGTCGTGGTTCGAGCGGATCGCCGACGCGGCGGCCGACGCGGGCGTGACGCCGCTCATTCACCACCACGGCGCGACCCACGTCGAGTCGCCCGGCGAGATCCGCGAGTGGCTGGACCGGACCCCGGACAACGTGCAGTTGGTGTGGGACACCGCACACTACTACCCGTACGGCGAGCACTACCCCGAGGGCGACGTCACCGACGGGATCGAGGCGTTCGCCGACGACATCGCTTACGTCCACCTCAAGGACGTCGCGCCGCCCACGGAGTTCGCCGAGCACCGCGACAGCCTCACCGACGGGGACTTCCACCTCGACAACGTGATCAACTACTTCCGCTCGTTCACCGACCTCGGCGACGGGGTGATCGATTTCGCCGCGGTACGGAACGCGCTCGACGACGCCGGGTACGACGGCCACTACACCGTCGAGATAGAGAACCGGACGGAGAAGCCGCTGGTCCACGCGAAGGAGAACCTGGACTACTGGCGGAGCCTGTAG
- a CDS encoding aldo/keto reductase, which yields MFDQETRLGFGTYSLTGDEGRATVEAALDAGYRHVDTARLYGNEAAVGDAIDAAEVDREDLFVATKVAHFEEPEKTEEYVRTAVEESFDRLGLDRIDLLYHHWPRSQEDIETVLPVLAEYADDGAVANLGVSNYTVADLELARDLVDAPVAANQVEMHPLLPQTELRDYLADRETELVAYSPLAQGEVFEVDAITETAEKHGVSAAVASLAWLLEKGVAPIPRSSTVDHLRDNRRALDVDLDAEDVERIDAVDRRHRCEDPDWMSW from the coding sequence GTGTTCGATCAAGAGACCCGGCTCGGCTTCGGCACGTACAGTCTGACCGGCGATGAGGGCAGAGCGACCGTCGAGGCGGCGCTCGACGCCGGCTACCGTCACGTCGACACCGCCCGCCTCTACGGGAACGAGGCGGCGGTCGGCGACGCCATCGACGCGGCGGAGGTCGACCGCGAGGACCTCTTCGTCGCGACCAAGGTCGCCCACTTCGAGGAGCCCGAGAAGACCGAGGAGTACGTCCGCACGGCCGTCGAGGAGAGCTTCGACCGCCTCGGACTGGACCGCATCGACCTGCTGTACCACCACTGGCCGCGGAGCCAGGAGGACATTGAGACGGTACTGCCCGTCCTCGCGGAGTACGCCGACGACGGGGCTGTCGCCAACCTCGGCGTCAGCAACTACACCGTCGCGGACCTCGAACTCGCTCGCGACCTCGTGGACGCCCCGGTCGCCGCCAATCAGGTGGAGATGCATCCCCTGCTTCCGCAGACCGAACTCCGCGACTATCTCGCTGACCGCGAGACGGAACTGGTCGCGTACTCGCCGCTGGCGCAGGGCGAAGTGTTCGAGGTCGACGCGATCACCGAGACCGCCGAGAAGCACGGCGTCTCCGCGGCGGTCGCGAGCCTCGCGTGGCTCCTGGAGAAGGGCGTCGCGCCGATCCCGCGGTCGAGCACCGTCGACCACCTCCGGGACAACCGCCGGGCGCTCGACGTCGACCTCGACGCCGAAGACGTCGAGCGCATCGACGCCGTCGATCGCAGGCATCGCTGCGAGGACCCCGACTGGATGTCCTGGTAG
- the iolM gene encoding scyllo-inosose 3-dehydrogenase, whose amino-acid sequence MKALVIDAEWAPRDDYDPSEAEREQRRATDSSAVWQHPELRVGERDRPEPADDEALVRVEYAGVCGSDVSMVETDDDGYVHYSAYSSFPNVLGHEFSGEVVETGDDARLFEPGDLVTAEVTDYCGRCDTCRRGSEGHCENFEQVGFTIPGAFAEYVAVPEKLLWDVSPLGEAYDSRDDLLKAAATVEPSTITYHGLFGRAEGIRPGDYYAFHGAGPIGLTGMNVARAAGAGKVFAFEPSDERRAIAEYLGFERVYDPIETSPAEVVDEVTDGEGVDVHVETAGAVGATYPAIQDTLAEGANVVHISNAAEPAAVDTRKFQGNAAQLYGAEGHTGDRIYPGVIRLMAAGHLDNLPIVTSTFDLSEADAAIERAAQRVDGKVLIDV is encoded by the coding sequence ATGAAAGCGCTCGTCATCGACGCGGAGTGGGCTCCGCGCGACGACTACGACCCGAGCGAAGCGGAGCGAGAACAGCGCCGTGCGACGGACAGTTCCGCCGTCTGGCAGCACCCGGAACTGCGCGTGGGAGAGCGCGACCGCCCCGAACCGGCCGACGACGAGGCCCTGGTCCGGGTGGAGTACGCCGGCGTCTGCGGCAGCGACGTCTCGATGGTCGAGACGGACGACGACGGCTACGTCCACTACTCCGCGTACTCGTCGTTCCCGAACGTGCTGGGCCACGAGTTCTCCGGCGAGGTCGTCGAGACCGGCGACGACGCCCGCCTGTTCGAGCCGGGCGACCTCGTCACCGCTGAGGTGACCGACTACTGCGGGCGCTGCGACACGTGCCGCAGGGGGTCCGAGGGCCACTGCGAGAACTTCGAGCAGGTCGGCTTCACGATCCCCGGCGCGTTCGCGGAGTACGTCGCAGTCCCCGAGAAACTGCTCTGGGACGTCTCGCCGCTCGGGGAGGCATACGACTCCCGCGACGACCTGCTCAAGGCCGCCGCGACGGTCGAACCGAGCACCATCACCTACCACGGCCTGTTCGGGCGCGCCGAGGGGATCCGGCCGGGCGACTACTACGCGTTCCACGGCGCCGGCCCCATCGGCCTCACGGGGATGAACGTCGCCCGCGCCGCCGGAGCGGGGAAGGTGTTCGCGTTCGAGCCGTCGGACGAACGCCGCGCCATCGCCGAGTACCTCGGCTTCGAACGCGTCTATGACCCGATCGAGACGTCTCCGGCAGAGGTCGTCGACGAGGTCACCGACGGCGAGGGCGTCGACGTCCACGTCGAGACCGCCGGCGCTGTCGGGGCGACCTACCCCGCCATCCAGGACACGCTCGCGGAGGGGGCGAACGTCGTCCACATCAGCAACGCCGCCGAACCGGCAGCGGTCGACACGCGGAAGTTTCAGGGCAACGCTGCCCAGCTCTACGGGGCAGAGGGCCACACCGGCGACCGCATCTACCCCGGCGTGATCCGCCTGATGGCGGCGGGCCACCTCGACAACCTCCCGATCGTCACGTCGACGTTCGACCTCTCGGAGGCGGACGCGGCGATCGAGCGGGCCGCCCAGCGCGTCGACGGGAAAGTGCTCATCGACGTCTGA
- a CDS encoding HpcH/HpaI aldolase family protein, whose protein sequence is MSGYLKRALADGDSPAGNWISIGHPSLSEVSTELGFDFVLVDTEHTTMSLETVENHVRAVDAADGPADAVIRVPSNDPIRIKRVLDTGAAGVMVPMVESADEAERIAEAVRYPPDGNRGIAGGRASRYGLEFQEYVENANDSVVTIAQIETRAGIQNAGEIARVDGVDALFVGPADMSAALDVFAEWEADELTDAIERVVAVAEETDTPVGTLTVDQSDISERVDQGFDFLIVGKDMSLFAAAATDAKETYESALGELSPSIPSEDD, encoded by the coding sequence ATGAGCGGGTACCTGAAACGCGCTCTCGCGGACGGCGACAGCCCCGCCGGAAACTGGATCTCCATCGGCCATCCGTCGCTCTCGGAGGTCAGCACGGAACTGGGGTTCGACTTCGTCCTCGTCGACACGGAGCACACGACGATGAGCCTCGAGACGGTCGAGAACCACGTCCGCGCCGTCGACGCCGCCGACGGGCCGGCCGACGCCGTGATCCGCGTCCCAAGCAACGACCCGATCCGCATCAAGCGCGTCCTCGACACCGGCGCGGCGGGCGTGATGGTGCCGATGGTGGAATCGGCCGACGAGGCGGAGCGGATCGCGGAGGCCGTCCGCTACCCGCCGGACGGGAACCGCGGCATCGCCGGCGGCCGCGCCTCCCGCTACGGGCTCGAGTTCCAGGAGTACGTCGAGAACGCGAACGACAGCGTCGTCACCATCGCGCAGATAGAGACCCGCGCCGGCATCCAGAACGCCGGCGAGATCGCCCGCGTCGACGGCGTCGACGCCCTGTTCGTCGGGCCCGCGGACATGTCCGCCGCGCTCGACGTGTTCGCCGAGTGGGAGGCCGACGAGCTGACCGACGCCATCGAGCGCGTCGTCGCGGTGGCCGAGGAGACGGACACGCCCGTCGGGACGCTGACGGTCGACCAGTCCGACATCTCCGAGCGCGTCGACCAGGGCTTCGACTTCCTCATCGTGGGGAAGGACATGTCCCTGTTCGCCGCCGCGGCGACCGACGCGAAGGAGACCTACGAGTCGGCGCTCGGCGAGCTTTCGCCCTCGATCCCCTCCGAAGACGACTGA